Proteins from a genomic interval of Paenibacillus sp. FSL R5-0623:
- a CDS encoding LysR family transcriptional regulator — protein MTLQQLKYVIEVATRGSMNEAAKRLFISQPSLSNAIRDLEQELRITIFERTNKGISLSKEGVEFLSYARQVVEQAELLENRYLNAKPSPQHFSVSTQHYAFAVNAFVRLVQQYGQDEYELALRETKTYEIIQDVKSLRSEIGILYLNEFNAKVINKLLKDAGLVFTSLFTAKPHIFISVKNPLAKQESVAIEQLQDYPYLSFDQGEYNSFHFSEEILSTLSHPKSIQVNDRATLFNLLIGLNGYTISTGVLSADLNGNEIIPVPLECEESINVGWISHKSTSLSNLGVAYVQALHEAIGS, from the coding sequence GTGACATTACAACAACTAAAATATGTGATCGAAGTTGCCACGCGCGGTTCCATGAATGAAGCAGCCAAAAGGTTGTTTATCTCGCAACCCAGCCTTTCGAATGCCATTCGGGATCTGGAGCAGGAGTTGCGAATTACTATTTTTGAACGCACCAATAAGGGAATATCTCTGTCTAAAGAAGGCGTTGAGTTTCTGAGTTATGCACGTCAGGTGGTAGAACAAGCTGAATTGCTGGAGAACCGTTATCTGAACGCCAAGCCATCCCCGCAGCACTTCTCCGTATCGACGCAGCATTATGCGTTTGCAGTGAATGCCTTTGTTCGTCTGGTACAGCAGTATGGTCAGGATGAATACGAGCTGGCGCTTCGGGAGACCAAGACCTACGAGATTATTCAGGATGTGAAAAGCCTGCGCAGTGAAATTGGCATCCTGTATTTGAATGAGTTCAATGCCAAGGTGATTAACAAATTGTTAAAAGATGCGGGGTTGGTTTTCACGAGTTTGTTCACAGCCAAGCCCCATATCTTTATCAGTGTGAAGAACCCGCTGGCGAAGCAGGAGTCGGTTGCAATCGAGCAATTGCAGGATTATCCGTACTTGTCATTTGACCAGGGAGAGTACAATTCTTTTCATTTTTCCGAAGAGATCCTGAGTACGTTATCTCACCCCAAAAGCATACAGGTTAATGACCGCGCAACATTGTTTAACCTGTTGATTGGTCTGAATGGTTATACGATCTCTACGGGCGTACTTAGCGCTGATCTGAACGGAAACGAGATCATTCCTGTACCGCTGGAATGTGAGGAATCGATTAATGTAGGGTGGATAAGCCACAAGAGTACTTCCCTCTCTAATCTGGGTGTAGCATATGTCCAGGCTTTGCATGAGGCCATAGGGTCTTAG
- a CDS encoding Gfo/Idh/MocA family oxidoreductase: MKTTHLCFIGAGFHASTNIYPSVVEAGAQIQAIATRSMERSEAALLRFGSNGQAYDNAQLMLQQEICDGVVVVAQPVDQTALVLECIRAGKNVYVDKPLGWNAAEAATVAEAAEQAGVVVMVGFMKRYAPVYMKLRELIDSGSLGKVCSFQMKFAVDSTPFCKDEEQFMKLAAIHMVDLMRYLFGEVIRVTGTTVKDGEHINQSISLVFENNVVGSAYFTGMSAWSRESESVLVTFDNGFASAEEINTLTVHQSRSSASLPWKSLEEQDTVYTPSGSPMSGAYRDLYLRGFVGEMVHFIACCQNQTVPHSSAKDNIATMALCDTILSSLK; encoded by the coding sequence TTGAAAACAACCCATCTGTGCTTTATCGGTGCCGGGTTTCATGCATCCACGAATATTTACCCTTCTGTTGTTGAAGCCGGAGCGCAGATCCAGGCCATTGCCACACGCAGTATGGAACGCTCTGAAGCAGCTCTGCTGCGATTTGGTAGCAACGGACAAGCGTATGATAATGCTCAGCTTATGTTGCAGCAGGAAATCTGTGACGGAGTCGTTGTGGTCGCCCAGCCTGTAGATCAGACCGCTCTTGTTCTCGAATGCATTCGGGCTGGCAAGAATGTATACGTGGATAAGCCGCTCGGATGGAACGCAGCGGAAGCCGCCACTGTAGCAGAAGCTGCCGAGCAGGCTGGCGTCGTTGTCATGGTTGGTTTTATGAAACGTTATGCCCCCGTATACATGAAGCTGAGGGAGCTAATTGATAGTGGTTCGCTAGGTAAGGTATGTTCATTCCAGATGAAATTCGCTGTAGACAGTACCCCATTTTGCAAGGATGAGGAACAGTTCATGAAGCTCGCTGCCATTCATATGGTCGATCTGATGCGTTACTTATTCGGGGAAGTAATACGGGTTACAGGCACAACCGTGAAGGATGGGGAACACATTAATCAAAGCATTTCCCTTGTATTTGAGAATAACGTGGTAGGCAGCGCTTATTTTACCGGCATGAGTGCTTGGTCACGGGAGAGTGAAAGTGTACTCGTCACCTTCGACAACGGATTTGCGTCAGCTGAAGAGATCAACACACTTACTGTTCATCAATCCCGAAGCTCGGCCAGCCTTCCCTGGAAATCTCTCGAAGAGCAAGATACCGTATATACACCTTCCGGATCTCCCATGTCAGGAGCTTATCGCGACCTTTATCTACGCGGGTTTGTTGGTGAAATGGTGCACTTTATCGCGTGTTGCCAGAATCAGACTGTTCCACATTCCAGCGCCAAGGATAATATTGCAACGATGGCTCTATGTGACACCATTCTATCGTCACTGAAGTAG
- a CDS encoding oxalate decarboxylase family bicupin — MTKGQQPNEKPFIIPQPIRSDGVGGPDLGPRDVMRDIQNPDMLVPPATDNGLLPNLKMSFSDTHMQLNHGGWSREITVRDLPIATTLAGVNMSLTPGGVRELHWHQQSEWAYMIWGTARITSVDQNGRNFIADVGPGDLWFFPKGLPHSIQGLEEGCEFLLVFDDGSFSDLNTLSISDWFAHTPPEVLSVNFGVPESAFQSMPKEQVYIFQDTVPGSIESQEVQSPYGTVPLTFKHRLLAQEPLITPGGSVRIVDSTNFPISTTVAAALVEIRPGAMRELHWHPNADEWQYYLTGQGRMTVFGGNGIARTFDYRAGDVGYVPVAMGHYIENTGTDTLWFLEIFRSDRFEDVSLNQWMALTPQDLVRDNLNAPPELLNALRKVKWPVV, encoded by the coding sequence ATGACCAAAGGACAGCAACCAAATGAAAAACCATTTATCATCCCGCAACCCATTCGCAGTGATGGCGTAGGAGGACCTGATCTGGGACCGAGAGACGTCATGAGAGATATACAAAACCCCGATATGCTGGTACCTCCGGCAACCGATAACGGGTTATTGCCCAATCTGAAAATGTCTTTTTCCGATACCCATATGCAATTGAACCATGGGGGTTGGTCACGTGAAATCACCGTACGGGATCTCCCTATTGCCACTACACTGGCTGGTGTGAACATGAGCCTGACACCGGGAGGTGTACGGGAATTGCACTGGCATCAACAATCCGAGTGGGCCTATATGATCTGGGGAACGGCAAGAATCACTTCGGTAGATCAGAACGGACGTAATTTTATTGCGGATGTCGGGCCTGGCGATCTCTGGTTTTTCCCCAAAGGTCTACCCCATTCCATTCAGGGGCTGGAGGAAGGTTGTGAATTTCTGCTTGTGTTTGATGACGGGTCCTTCTCCGATCTAAATACGTTATCTATATCGGATTGGTTTGCCCATACCCCACCAGAAGTACTGTCTGTCAATTTTGGCGTGCCCGAATCCGCTTTTCAGTCAATGCCGAAGGAACAGGTCTACATTTTCCAAGATACCGTCCCGGGTTCCATCGAGAGCCAGGAAGTTCAGTCGCCATATGGCACCGTTCCTCTCACATTCAAACACCGATTGTTGGCCCAGGAACCACTCATTACCCCCGGCGGAAGCGTAAGGATTGTCGACTCCACCAACTTCCCCATCTCAACTACCGTTGCAGCCGCACTCGTTGAGATCCGACCTGGCGCCATGCGTGAACTGCACTGGCATCCCAATGCAGATGAATGGCAATACTATCTGACAGGACAAGGGAGAATGACTGTCTTTGGAGGCAATGGCATTGCTCGCACATTTGACTATCGGGCTGGAGATGTCGGATATGTTCCTGTCGCAATGGGACACTATATAGAGAATACCGGCACAGACACTTTATGGTTTTTGGAAATATTCCGAAGTGATCGATTCGAGGATGTATCGCTGAATCAGTGGATGGCGTTAACCCCGCAGGATCTGGTCCGTGACAATCTGAATGCGCCGCCTGAGTTGCTCAATGCCTTGCGTAAAGTAAAATGGCCTGTCGTTTAA
- a CDS encoding helix-turn-helix domain-containing protein, with protein MKKDASKLCPAPYGCSVEVTLSVIGGKWKGAILYHLFSGPLRFNEIRKLFPDITQRMLTLQLRELEGSGIVHREIYPQIPPKVEYSLTPFGETLRPIIFSMRDWGETYTNEVLARSSQEV; from the coding sequence ATGAAAAAGGACGCATCCAAGCTATGTCCCGCGCCATACGGCTGTTCCGTGGAAGTCACCCTTAGTGTGATCGGAGGCAAGTGGAAAGGTGCCATTCTGTATCATTTATTCTCTGGTCCTTTGAGATTTAACGAGATCCGAAAATTGTTTCCTGACATCACCCAGCGTATGCTCACCCTGCAACTTCGAGAGTTGGAAGGCAGCGGAATTGTTCATCGTGAAATATACCCCCAGATCCCACCTAAAGTGGAGTATTCCCTCACACCATTTGGTGAAACGTTACGGCCGATTATCTTCAGCATGCGAGATTGGGGAGAAACGTATACAAATGAGGTTCTGGCGAGATCCTCACAAGAGGTATAA
- a CDS encoding MerR family transcriptional regulator — translation MMSDNVMFSIKETSEQAGLSEDTIRYYEKIGLLPRAERKANRHRVYRSEDIHTMKLITCLKKTGMSLEEMKPYLQMSMDSDLADFPDEREMLVNHRKKVEAQIASLQQVVDFIDEKLEKRSMYPDECPITGENQMSVFEKQNIFS, via the coding sequence ATGATGAGCGACAATGTAATGTTCTCCATTAAAGAAACGTCAGAACAGGCCGGATTATCAGAAGATACAATTCGTTATTATGAGAAGATTGGGCTGCTTCCCCGAGCTGAACGCAAGGCCAATCGCCATCGGGTATATCGCTCGGAGGATATCCATACGATGAAGTTGATCACATGCCTGAAAAAAACAGGAATGTCTCTGGAGGAAATGAAGCCATATTTACAAATGTCCATGGATTCCGATCTCGCAGATTTCCCGGATGAACGGGAGATGCTGGTTAATCACCGGAAGAAAGTTGAAGCACAGATTGCTTCGCTACAACAAGTCGTTGATTTTATCGATGAGAAGTTGGAGAAACGAAGTATGTATCCTGATGAATGTCCTATTACCGGGGAGAACCAGATGTCTGTTTTTGAAAAACAGAACATATTCTCCTGA
- a CDS encoding fused MFS/spermidine synthase: MRVLYRNKSEQHELTVYDTKKLYGEKGQFRVLEFSNAAVQGAMDLDEPNRMVLEYPRAMVHLMERNDPEFNTVFVVGHGIGTLPTYLADRQVKVAELDAEVVELSQTFFGYEGSPVLIGDGRELLDQEPAGTYDYIIVDAFTATGTPEQFISSDFFAMVKDKLDSDGAVILNVFGRRGNDRLVNAIYTTLQVQFAYTRAFALPTETADEVQNRILMGSHHPIEFQVRQMAGFVEQEPEEGYIIVD, translated from the coding sequence GTGAGAGTTCTGTATCGGAATAAAAGTGAACAGCATGAGCTTACGGTATATGATACCAAAAAGCTTTATGGAGAGAAGGGCCAGTTTCGTGTATTAGAATTCTCCAACGCAGCTGTGCAGGGAGCCATGGATCTGGATGAGCCTAACCGGATGGTGCTGGAGTATCCGAGAGCGATGGTGCATCTAATGGAACGGAATGATCCTGAGTTTAATACCGTATTTGTGGTGGGACATGGTATTGGCACATTGCCAACTTACTTGGCTGATCGCCAGGTAAAGGTGGCTGAGCTTGACGCAGAGGTCGTGGAGTTGAGCCAAACCTTTTTTGGATATGAGGGAAGTCCTGTGCTCATTGGGGATGGTCGTGAATTATTAGACCAGGAACCTGCGGGGACATATGATTATATTATTGTTGATGCCTTTACGGCAACGGGGACACCCGAGCAGTTTATATCCAGTGATTTTTTTGCCATGGTCAAGGACAAGCTGGACTCGGACGGAGCTGTCATCCTTAATGTGTTCGGACGTAGGGGCAACGATCGGCTTGTCAATGCAATCTATACGACACTTCAGGTACAGTTTGCCTATACACGTGCATTTGCATTACCTACAGAAACAGCGGATGAAGTTCAAAATCGCATTTTAATGGGTAGTCATCACCCGATCGAATTTCAGGTTCGTCAGATGGCAGGGTTTGTTGAACAAGAGCCAGAAGAAGGATATATCATTGTAGATTAG
- a CDS encoding Atu4866 domain-containing protein codes for MERSSMGDQQEPKHPYVGMWVTKDGYIRHELLPCGRYDEARGDRQSAYQGLYVIHGKHIEYVDDMGFTADGDFRDGVLYHAGMVLYRENVQ; via the coding sequence ATGGAGCGCAGTTCAATGGGTGACCAACAAGAACCAAAACACCCGTATGTGGGGATGTGGGTCACGAAGGATGGATATATCAGACACGAACTTCTTCCTTGCGGTAGATATGATGAAGCAAGAGGAGATCGGCAAAGTGCATATCAGGGTCTCTATGTTATTCATGGGAAACATATAGAATACGTGGATGATATGGGATTTACAGCGGATGGAGACTTCAGAGACGGCGTTTTGTATCATGCAGGCATGGTTTTGTATAGAGAAAATGTACAATAA
- a CDS encoding sensor domain-containing diguanylate cyclase has translation MVISSYTSQKQSLIDNTLSLNYASAVQMSQTLDSLFDSMQESLKYAATYFTDMDHSNTKELNSTLDLVRNSSNFFNSVSLVDKAGVVKSTSPYSQASVGQHVSSNAAKEAVSLRTSYISEAYQTPRTKRRIVFVSEPIFDSTGEYQGTIGGNIFLQENNILSLSFGSQLKTSNGSYFFIVDKKGTLLFHPNTNRIGENVSKNEVVQKLLVNEKGKEQYKNLAGVDSLAGYYKVPSTDWGVVIVSPTQTVYDQLNHHIRMLLLYTSVPFLILTLIVVRVARKLASPFAMLADLVNQVDKGEVDLPVMKPHWNREADLLTRTVVGALANFRKQTNQLVYDARTDVLTGMNNRRTFEEVIQEWIQDDVPFSIIVLDIDRFKSINDTFGHHAGDEVLKHIANIIQLSVRPEDVCARFGGEEFVVLLRNSESNVAFEIAERIRITVEESVLPIDRSVTISAGIAEYPKHSTTSTELFHLADNALYQAKEEGRNRTVTIQTVIK, from the coding sequence ATGGTCATCTCATCTTATACATCTCAGAAACAGTCACTCATTGATAACACCCTGTCCTTAAACTATGCCAGCGCTGTGCAAATGAGCCAAACGCTGGATTCGCTTTTTGATTCCATGCAGGAGAGCTTGAAATATGCAGCCACATATTTCACGGATATGGATCACTCCAATACAAAAGAGTTGAATTCTACATTGGATTTGGTTCGCAATAGCAGTAATTTTTTCAATTCCGTTTCTTTGGTAGATAAAGCGGGAGTAGTCAAATCTACCTCGCCTTACTCACAGGCTAGCGTAGGTCAACATGTTAGTTCCAATGCAGCAAAAGAAGCGGTTAGTTTGAGGACTTCGTATATCTCCGAAGCGTACCAGACACCCAGAACCAAACGCAGAATTGTATTTGTCAGTGAACCGATCTTTGATTCGACAGGGGAGTACCAAGGAACGATTGGTGGAAATATCTTTTTACAGGAAAATAATATATTGAGTCTCTCTTTTGGCAGTCAGCTCAAGACAAGTAATGGTTCCTACTTTTTTATTGTGGATAAGAAGGGCACTTTGTTATTTCACCCAAACACCAACCGAATCGGTGAAAATGTCAGTAAAAATGAAGTGGTACAAAAGCTGTTAGTAAACGAGAAAGGTAAAGAACAATACAAAAACCTGGCAGGTGTAGATTCGCTTGCAGGTTACTATAAAGTTCCATCAACAGATTGGGGCGTCGTAATCGTGTCTCCAACCCAAACGGTGTACGATCAGCTGAATCATCATATCCGTATGTTGTTGCTGTACACTTCAGTGCCTTTCCTCATCCTGACCCTTATTGTGGTTCGGGTTGCACGCAAGCTTGCCAGTCCTTTTGCTATGCTTGCTGATTTGGTGAATCAGGTCGATAAGGGAGAAGTGGATCTACCGGTGATGAAACCTCACTGGAATAGAGAGGCAGACCTTCTCACAAGGACAGTTGTTGGTGCATTGGCGAACTTTAGGAAACAGACAAACCAGCTTGTCTATGATGCCAGAACCGATGTTTTAACTGGCATGAACAATCGCAGAACCTTCGAAGAAGTCATCCAGGAATGGATTCAGGATGATGTGCCGTTCTCCATTATTGTTCTGGATATCGACCGCTTCAAGTCCATTAATGATACATTCGGGCATCATGCTGGGGATGAAGTATTGAAACACATTGCCAATATCATTCAATTGTCTGTTCGACCAGAAGATGTCTGTGCCCGGTTTGGTGGAGAGGAATTTGTAGTCTTGTTAAGAAATTCAGAGTCTAACGTGGCTTTTGAGATTGCTGAACGTATCCGAATAACGGTCGAAGAAAGCGTATTGCCTATAGATCGTTCCGTCACCATCTCGGCTGGAATTGCTGAATATCCGAAGCATTCCACAACATCCACAGAACTGTTTCACTTGGCGGATAATGCATTGTATCAAGCCAAGGAAGAAGGGCGTAACCGAACGGTTACGATCCAGACGGTTATTAAATAA
- a CDS encoding SDR family NAD(P)-dependent oxidoreductase, which yields MNIQNQLRTALITGSTSGIGLELTRKLLAAGWQVIGLNRSAFPSEDTDIQNALRSGQLRWVQANLTNYDSLRTALDQIQSDTDSIDVLFNNAGGSASELRFSDQGHELHFELQTVVPYIIYMEFVELLLKGQMKTVINTSTTAFKMVKQFDLNILERPAEFKKLFGPYAISKLGLSLWTREVAKSAKAEGIQLLSVDPGGNNTLRGNKTSGLPFYIKPIMKWFFPHPSHGASLLYNAALSPTEHESGTFLVKNKATALRFTEQGPAVLHRVNEIYEQRFRTL from the coding sequence ATGAATATACAAAATCAGCTTCGCACCGCTCTCATCACAGGGTCAACGTCAGGAATTGGTCTTGAACTGACACGCAAGTTACTGGCTGCAGGATGGCAGGTCATCGGTCTCAACCGTTCTGCTTTCCCATCCGAGGATACCGATATTCAGAACGCCTTACGTTCAGGCCAGCTCCGTTGGGTTCAGGCTAATCTGACCAACTACGACAGTCTGAGAACTGCATTAGATCAGATCCAATCCGATACCGATTCAATTGATGTCTTGTTTAACAATGCGGGGGGTAGCGCTTCGGAGCTTCGTTTCTCTGATCAGGGGCATGAACTGCACTTTGAACTTCAGACGGTAGTCCCTTACATCATCTACATGGAATTCGTTGAGCTATTGCTCAAAGGACAGATGAAAACAGTTATTAATACTTCCACCACCGCGTTTAAAATGGTCAAACAATTTGATCTGAACATCCTGGAACGTCCAGCTGAATTCAAAAAGCTGTTTGGTCCCTATGCCATTTCAAAGCTCGGTTTATCCCTATGGACACGCGAGGTTGCCAAGTCTGCCAAAGCGGAAGGCATACAATTACTAAGCGTAGATCCCGGTGGAAATAATACGCTAAGGGGCAACAAAACATCCGGATTACCTTTCTATATCAAACCCATTATGAAATGGTTCTTTCCCCATCCAAGCCATGGCGCTTCGTTGCTCTACAATGCGGCCTTATCCCCAACCGAACACGAATCCGGTACGTTCCTGGTGAAAAATAAAGCGACAGCACTTCGTTTCACAGAGCAGGGCCCTGCCGTTCTCCACCGGGTAAACGAGATTTATGAACAGCGTTTCCGTACACTGTAG
- a CDS encoding SDR family oxidoreductase: MSNVKGKVVVITGASSGIGESTARLLAQHGAHVVIGARRVDRLEALASSIRLEGGSVEYHSLDVTRLEEMQTIVDLAQTRYGRVDVILNNAGVMPLSPLESLKVDEWNRMIDVNIRGVLHGIAAGLPVMKKQGFGQFINIASIGAYAVSPTAAVYCATKYAVRAISEGLRQEVGGDIRVTLVAPGVTESELADTISDEEARDLMKEYRRISIPASAIAQSILFAISQPAEVDVNEIVVRPTASMA; encoded by the coding sequence ATGTCCAATGTAAAAGGGAAAGTTGTTGTGATTACCGGTGCGAGTAGTGGAATTGGTGAGTCAACAGCTCGATTGCTTGCACAGCATGGAGCGCATGTAGTTATTGGAGCTAGGCGTGTGGACCGTTTGGAGGCATTGGCCTCTTCCATTCGTTTGGAGGGCGGATCAGTGGAGTATCATTCGCTGGATGTTACCAGATTGGAAGAGATGCAAACCATCGTTGACCTCGCTCAAACTCGCTATGGACGTGTCGATGTCATTTTAAATAACGCTGGAGTCATGCCGCTATCTCCCCTTGAATCGTTAAAAGTAGATGAGTGGAATCGCATGATAGATGTTAACATTCGTGGTGTTCTGCATGGCATAGCGGCTGGACTCCCCGTCATGAAAAAGCAGGGGTTCGGCCAGTTTATTAATATCGCCTCTATTGGAGCCTATGCCGTGTCACCAACGGCCGCGGTGTATTGTGCAACCAAATACGCGGTCCGCGCCATCTCGGAGGGGTTGCGGCAGGAAGTAGGCGGAGATATCCGCGTAACCCTTGTAGCCCCGGGCGTGACGGAATCGGAACTCGCGGATACGATTTCCGATGAAGAAGCACGTGATCTCATGAAAGAGTATCGGCGCATATCCATTCCCGCCTCGGCGATTGCGCAAAGTATCTTGTTCGCCATTAGCCAGCCGGCAGAGGTGGACGTAAATGAGATTGTAGTCAGACCGACAGCAAGCATGGCTTAA
- a CDS encoding AraC family transcriptional regulator yields the protein MKTNETDTGITEQQQQLAQLIEHFTPSDGIHPTAIPSLALIRASEISQPIYSVYQPSLCIVAQGSKLVILGRESYIYDLSQYLVASVNLPISGQVVQATTEHPYLCIRLDFNSGQIFDLIQDTPFVQPKPDHSTRRGLFVSSTKPDLLEAVIRLVRLLDTPEDIPVLAPMFIREILYRIIQDEHGHSIKQFAIQDSHAQHIAEVIEVIQSDYAKPLRIEQLAAMINMSSSSLHHHFKAITAMSPLQFQKQIRLHEARRMLLAGSTDAADAAFQVGYESPSQFSREYARMYGLPPKSDIKRLRHTLDIKC from the coding sequence ATCAAAACAAATGAAACGGATACGGGCATCACGGAGCAGCAGCAACAATTGGCTCAACTTATTGAGCATTTCACCCCAAGTGACGGGATACATCCTACAGCAATTCCATCGCTTGCCTTAATCCGTGCCTCCGAAATCTCACAACCCATATATTCCGTTTATCAGCCTTCCCTCTGCATTGTCGCCCAAGGTTCCAAATTAGTTATACTCGGCCGCGAGAGCTACATCTACGACCTGTCACAATATTTGGTAGCTTCCGTAAACTTGCCTATTTCAGGGCAGGTTGTACAGGCTACAACCGAACATCCCTATCTATGTATTCGACTGGATTTTAATTCAGGGCAGATTTTCGATCTGATTCAGGATACGCCTTTTGTACAACCCAAACCTGACCATTCAACACGAAGAGGATTGTTTGTTAGTTCAACCAAACCTGACCTTCTTGAAGCCGTGATCCGATTGGTTCGGCTGCTGGATACACCTGAAGACATTCCCGTCCTTGCCCCTATGTTTATCCGCGAAATATTATATCGTATTATTCAGGATGAACATGGACATTCCATCAAGCAGTTTGCTATTCAGGACAGTCATGCACAGCACATCGCCGAGGTGATCGAAGTCATCCAATCTGATTATGCTAAGCCACTTCGGATTGAACAACTTGCTGCCATGATCAACATGAGTTCTTCCTCATTACATCATCATTTCAAAGCCATTACCGCCATGAGCCCTTTGCAATTCCAGAAACAAATTCGATTGCATGAAGCCCGGCGAATGTTGCTTGCAGGTTCAACCGATGCCGCCGACGCTGCGTTCCAGGTTGGCTATGAAAGTCCGTCTCAATTCAGCCGGGAGTATGCCCGCATGTATGGTCTCCCTCCCAAAAGCGATATCAAACGACTTCGTCATACACTCGATATTAAATGCTAG
- a CDS encoding sn-glycerol-1-phosphate dehydrogenase: MNMNERIAAWNEEAQQCACGHQHRVVDMLIHLEAGAIQRLPGYLSEQGYLQVTVVYDQHTFRAAGSDVLSSIREAGMHVDEIALPENRTGDIIADEAAIVQVMLGVRLESQAVIAVGSGTIHDLVRFVCSKMNKPFLSIPTAASVDGFTSAGAPLIVSGIKQTFQAVPPEAIFADMNILEQAPQVMTAAGFGDMLGKYTSLADWIVSRELGGEPFCPVAYRMTEEALNTCIDHVQAIAEGRAEGVAVLMDALIVSGISMLIIDHSRPASGGEHHLSHILEMDLMQAGERPVLHGAKVGVACALLTVKYKELAQTSDEPVFGIYDQLPEASQLIAWLEQVGGPVTTEQLGVTPEMVEHAFNTAHTLRPRYTGLRYINEVLNTSLG; the protein is encoded by the coding sequence ATGAATATGAACGAACGAATTGCAGCATGGAATGAGGAAGCACAGCAGTGTGCTTGCGGTCATCAACACAGAGTGGTGGATATGCTGATACATCTGGAAGCTGGTGCCATTCAGAGGTTACCGGGTTATTTGTCTGAGCAAGGATATCTTCAGGTGACGGTTGTTTATGATCAACATACGTTTCGGGCCGCCGGATCTGATGTGCTGAGTAGTATTCGCGAAGCGGGAATGCATGTGGATGAGATCGCTCTACCGGAGAATCGCACGGGGGATATCATTGCGGATGAAGCAGCTATTGTACAAGTCATGTTGGGTGTGAGACTCGAAAGTCAGGCTGTAATTGCGGTGGGTTCAGGTACCATTCATGATCTGGTGAGATTTGTTTGTTCCAAAATGAACAAGCCCTTTCTGTCGATACCGACAGCGGCTTCAGTGGATGGGTTTACCTCTGCGGGTGCACCCTTAATTGTAAGCGGAATCAAACAGACATTTCAGGCTGTTCCGCCTGAAGCCATTTTTGCCGATATGAATATCCTGGAGCAAGCTCCCCAAGTGATGACGGCTGCCGGATTCGGAGATATGCTTGGCAAATATACTTCCCTTGCAGACTGGATCGTTTCTCGTGAACTGGGCGGAGAACCGTTCTGTCCGGTCGCTTATCGGATGACAGAAGAAGCGCTGAATACCTGCATAGATCATGTACAAGCTATTGCGGAGGGGCGAGCAGAGGGAGTAGCTGTATTAATGGACGCATTAATTGTTTCCGGTATCTCCATGCTGATCATTGACCATTCCCGTCCGGCATCCGGAGGTGAGCATCATCTGTCCCATATTTTGGAGATGGATCTGATGCAAGCGGGAGAAAGACCGGTTCTGCATGGTGCCAAAGTTGGCGTAGCATGTGCATTGCTTACAGTGAAATATAAAGAACTTGCACAGACATCGGATGAACCAGTGTTTGGGATATATGATCAATTGCCGGAGGCTTCTCAGCTCATCGCATGGTTGGAACAAGTAGGTGGACCTGTGACTACTGAGCAACTCGGTGTAACCCCGGAGATGGTGGAACATGCATTCAACACAGCGCATACGCTTCGTCCTCGATATACCGGATTGAGATATATCAATGAAGTGTTAAACACGAGTTTAGGATGA